In Elusimicrobiaceae bacterium, the genomic stretch AATCCAGAAATACTACAACGAATACCCCGAGGAATATACCATCCGGCATATTCTATGCGGCAGCTCGGCGGAAGCGACCCAGGTTCTCAAACTCGCGAAAAGCTACAAAGCCAGATTTCCCGCGCTGGCGAAAGCCCGGTCCATAGACATGGAAACCGCGGCCAACGGCGGTGCCGTGCCCCCGTTCATCATGGGCGAGTTTCTGCCGGAACTGGAGCAGCCCGTCGCACGGCTGCGAAACGATCAGCCGGAAGGGGTTTTCAAAAGCAAATTCGGCTATCACGTGATCAAGAAAGACGGCGAACGCAGGCTTTCTTTCGATGACGCGCGCGAACGCATAGCGCGCGTGCTGGAGAAGCAGAAACTGGACGGCTATCTCAAATCTATTGAAGAAAAATACAAAGTGGAGGTTCTGGATGAAAACTACAGATATTAGAAAACTGCTGGCGGCCGTTGCGCTGTGCATGCCTGCGCTGTGCGCGGGCGCGGCGGCGGAAGTGCTGGGCGATTCGGTCGCCACGGTCAACGGCGAACCGGTGCTCCGCAGCGAATACGACAAAACGTTCAGGGCGATTGAAGAACAGTACGCCAAGGCCATGCCGAACCTGCTGGCTGACGCCGCGGCTAAAAAAGACCTTCAGAAAAAAGTGCTCGACCAGATGATAGACGACACCCTGCTTACCCAGGCCGCCGAAAAAGCGCAGATCAAAGTGCGCAGCCGCGAGCTCGACGCGGGAATCAGCGAGGTGAAAGCGCGGTTCCAGACTGATGAAACCGGCGCGCCCGTGCCGGAAGCGGAAGCCGAAGCGGCGTTCAACAAAGAACTCAAGGCCGAGGGCATCAGTTATGAGCAGTTCAAGGAACGGATCAAGAAACAGCTGATGGTGCGCAAATACATGGAAGAAAGCATCCGGCCCAAAGCCGCCGCGCCGACCGAAGAAGAAACCAAAGCCTGTTTTGACAGTATTCAGGAACTGATAAAAGGCAGCACGCAATCGTTGAAAGGCATGCCGGCCGAAGACGCGCAGTCGCTCTCCGCGGTCGCACAGCGGATAAAAGACCTGGCCGCCGAACGCGTGCGGGTGCAGCATATTCTTTTCAAAGCGGGCAAAGACACGCCGATTGTGGACAAGCTGAAAAAGAAATCCGAAGCGGACAAAATATGCGCCGAGCTTAAGGCGGGCGGAGATTTCCGTGCCGCGGCTGCAAAATATTCCGACGACAAGGAAAGCGCGGGCCGGGGCGGCGACATCGGGTTCATCATCCGCGGCTGGATGCCCCGGGAATTCGAAGACGCCGCGTTCAGCGCGAACGTGGGCGACATTATCGGCCCCGTGGAAACCGAATTCGGCTACCATATAATCAAGGTCACCGAAAAGAAAGCCAGACAGGATATCGGGTTTGACGACGTGAAAGCGCAGCTCGCCCAGTATCTGGCGGGCAGAAAAGTGCAGAAGGAAATGATCGCCGTGATCAAAGACCTGCGCGCGAAAGCCGCGATTACCATAAAATAAAATCCGCCGAATTGCAAAGCCGGAGGCGTGAAACCCTCCGGCTTTTTCATTGGACGCAGTCATGCCAGCAAAACCTATCATAGCCGTAACAACAGGCGACCCGTGCGGAATAGGGCCGGAAATCACGCTGAAAGCCGCCCGGTCGCCGCGAGTGCGCCGCGAGTGCAGGCTGGTCATAACAGGCGTCCTGCCGGCCGGAGCGGAACTGGCGGAGGAGCAGGAATTCATTGATCTGTCCGGCTACGCGCGCAAACTCGGCCCGGACCGGGATTACCGCACGGGCCGGCCTTCGCGAAAAGGCGGACTGCTCTCTTTCAAAGCGGTTGAACTGGCGACGCAAGCGGTATTGAACGGCAAGGCAAGCGCAATAGTGACCGCGCCGGTTTCCAAACAATCCTGGCAGAAAGCGGGCCTGCCCTATACCGGACACACGGAATTTTTTGAGAAATACTGCCAGTCACCCGGCGCCGCAATGTGTTTTGCGAAAGGCCCGGTCCGGGTAATGACCGTAACCAACCACCTGCCTTTGAAAGCCGTTGCAAGGGAGCTGGACGCGCGGCTCATCGTGTCAAAAACCCTTAAATTCGCCGCCGCGCTTAAAGAGGAAGGGCTGCATAACCCGGAAATAGGGATCGGCGCGCTTAACCCGCATGCGGGCGACGCGGGCAGGCTGGGCGGCGAGGAAATCAGCGTTATAGCCCCGGCGGTTGCCGCACTGCGGCGCAAAGGAGTCAAAGCCTCCGGGCCGCTGCCGGCAGACGCACTTTGGGCCGCCCATCTGACAGGCCGGTTTGACGCTATAGTGGTGCCGTACCACGACTGCGCGCTTATCCCGCTGAAAATACTCAATGGCCCCGCCGCCGTGCATTTTACGGCGGGCCTGCCCATAATACGAACCTCGCCCGCGCACGGCACGGCGTTCGACATAGCGGGCAAAACAATCGCCTGTCCCGCTTCGATGATAGCGGCCGTTCTGCTGGCCGCAAAAACCGCCCGGATCAAAAAAAAGGAAGCCGCGGAATGAACCGGTTAACCGCCGCCGCGCTGAACTTAAAACCTTTGGCCCGGCGCCTGATCCTGTCCGCATTGCTGGCGGGTATGGTACTGGCGGTCTTTCAGCCGCTTTTTAACGCCGGTTTTCTTAATCTGGACGATCCTGCGTATGTGCTGCAAAACACGCGTATAAGAAAGCTGTCGCTGGAAAATTTTAAAACAATTTTTTCTAACCGCGATCTGTCGCTTTACACCCCCCTTGCCACGCTCTCCTACACTTTTGATTACAGCCTGGGCGGCCTCAACCCGGCGATCTACCACATTACCAACATCACGCTGCACGCCGCCAACACCATACTGGTGTTTCTGCTGTGTCTGGCGCTCGGCCTGCCGGAGCCGGCGGCAGTGCTTGCCGCCGCGGCGTTTGGCGCGCACCCTCTGCATGTGGAGTCGGTGGCGTGGATAGCGGAGCGCAAGGATGTGCTGTACGCTTTCTTTTACCTGTCGAGCCTGTTGTATTTTTTAAGGTTCAGACAGCGCGGCGGAAAAACAAGTTACGCACTGGCGCTCGCGCTGTTCGCGCTGTCGGCGCTGGCCAAGCCGATGGCGGTTACCCTGCCGGCCGTACTGCTGCTGTGCGACTGGTTTAAAAACGGAACCGCGCAGGCGCGCCGCAACTGGCAGGCAACACTTCCGTTTTTCGGGCTGGCGGCGGGCTTCATCGCGCTGACGGCGCTGCCGATTCTGACACACCAGACCGACGCCACCGTACAAACCGGCCTGAACGGAATTACCCGCCTGCTCGCCCCGCCCTACGCCTGGCTATGGTATCTGCATAAAACCCTGTGGCCGGGCAGTCTGAGCGGCATGTATGTGACGGAAAACGCAATACCGGCCATGCCGGCTTACGCAATAGCGTTTCTGGCGGTCTGGTCGTGCCTGATTTGTTTTCTGCGGAAAAACCGGACAATCATGTTCGGCGCGATATTTTTCACGGTAACCCTGCTGCCCGTCATCCAGCTTGTCCCGTTCGGGCCAGTGCTGACCGCAGACCGCTATTCCTACCTCCCGGCTTTAGGTATATTTATTCCGCTCTCCGCGCTCGCCGCGGCACTGATCGCGCAAGCCAAAAACCGCGCCGCCGCGCTTGCGGCGGTTTTCCTTGTCATAGGATGGCTGGGTTATCAGGCCAGGCAAAGGTGTTTCGTATGGCGGGACAGCCTTGCCTTCTGGTCCGACACCCTCCGCCGTATCCCCCCAAACCCCATCGCATACGCAAACACCGGCATAGCCTTCATGGAAAACCGCCGCTACGCCGAAGCGGCCGCAATGTTTGGCGCGGCCCGGAAACTGGAGCCGGACAATCCGCTTCACGCCGTGAATCTGGCCGGCGCGCTCTATGAACAGAAGAAATACGAAGCGGCGATGGCGGTTCTGGCTCAAGCGGAGCGGACGGATCCGGCCTGCCCGTCCGTGCTTTTCAATCTCGGCCGACTGGCGGGCCTGCGCGGCGATTATCCTGCCGCGCGCAGTCGTTTTACAGCATTGCTTGCCAATCCTCAATACCGCGCCATGGCCTATGCCGGGCTGGGCACGATCAGCCTCCATTCCGGCGATTTTCCGGACGCAGTACGCCAATACACCCTCTCACTGGAGCTGGATCGGCAAAACAGCCGGACCATGGCGCTGCTCTCTTCGGCCTGTTACAACGCGGGCGACACGAAAACCGCCCGGCTCTGGCTGAACAAAGCCATCAAGTCCGGATATAGCCCCGCGGAAACACCCGCCCGTATTCTCACACCCTCCGGTTCCGGCGCGCGGCTGCAATAAATTGCCCGGGCCGCGCGTTATTATACCAGCCGGCGCATGCATAACCGGCAAACAAAAGGAGATATTTTATGAACGCAAACCGCGTTTGCAAGCTGCTGTTGGCGGGACTGTTCGCAACTGCCGCTTTTGGCTCGGCAGTCATATCGGCGCAGGAAGATTTTGAGGAGGACGGAAACCAGCCTCCTTCGCAGGAAAGGATGGGCGGCAGGCCGGGCGGCATGGGCATGGACGATACCGGACTCAGCGACGAGCTGGCCGCGCAAGTCAAAAAAATCAAATCGGACTGCCAGGCCAAGATGAAACCGCTGCTGAAAGAACTGCGCGCTAAAAAAACGGCGATAACCGACGAACTCAAAAAAGAAGAATACAGCGCGGACGCGGCGCGTAAACTGCAGGCCGAAGCCAAAACCGTCGAAGCGAAAATAAGCGATCTTAAAACAGAGGAACTGATCTCGCTGCGGGCGGCGCTCCCGGCTCAGGATTTCGCGAAAGCCGCCAAAACAATGCAGGGCGGAATGCGCGGCGGCGGTAATGGCATGCGCGGCGGACGCGGCGGAAAACACGGCTCGCGGTCAGACGGTTCCGCCGGGCAGACAGGCGAATAGTATGCATGCCGCGCCACGAGTTGCTGTCTGCGGCCTTGCGGCGCTCGCCGGCCTTGTGTTCGCCGGCTGCGCCACGCCGAAAATAGTCAGCGGCTGGCAGGCACGCCCGCTGACGGTGGACGGCGCCGCGCGGGACTGGACACCCGGAAACAATACCGACGCTTCCGGTTTCATAGTGGCGGCGGTCAACGACGACAAGTATCTGTATTTTTATGCCGAGCCGGATTCATCGTCGGCGCGAAAAATTCTCTCGCAAGCGGCCGACCGGCATTTGACCATCTGGCTTAACGCCGACGAGAGAAAGGAACGCACGCTGGGCATTCAGTTCGGATCCGCACCCGATGCCTTTCCCGGAACAGCCAGGCGTGAACCGGAGCCCG encodes the following:
- a CDS encoding peptidylprolyl isomerase, with translation MDIIKTAAAALCAATLACACSKKNETAPPEKPALARVGSGYITPDEYKAKITDVSARFQNYLATPSGKKQFLQILIREKLILAAAKDSEVANNPAFIQETRRMREDMETRFREFQDYTLTRMWLEELRKNGTLTVTDKEIQKYYNEYPEEYTIRHILCGSSAEATQVLKLAKSYKARFPALAKARSIDMETAANGGAVPPFIMGEFLPELEQPVARLRNDQPEGVFKSKFGYHVIKKDGERRLSFDDARERIARVLEKQKLDGYLKSIEEKYKVEVLDENYRY
- a CDS encoding peptidylprolyl isomerase — its product is MKTTDIRKLLAAVALCMPALCAGAAAEVLGDSVATVNGEPVLRSEYDKTFRAIEEQYAKAMPNLLADAAAKKDLQKKVLDQMIDDTLLTQAAEKAQIKVRSRELDAGISEVKARFQTDETGAPVPEAEAEAAFNKELKAEGISYEQFKERIKKQLMVRKYMEESIRPKAAAPTEEETKACFDSIQELIKGSTQSLKGMPAEDAQSLSAVAQRIKDLAAERVRVQHILFKAGKDTPIVDKLKKKSEADKICAELKAGGDFRAAAAKYSDDKESAGRGGDIGFIIRGWMPREFEDAAFSANVGDIIGPVETEFGYHIIKVTEKKARQDIGFDDVKAQLAQYLAGRKVQKEMIAVIKDLRAKAAITIK
- a CDS encoding tetratricopeptide repeat protein, whose amino-acid sequence is MNRLTAAALNLKPLARRLILSALLAGMVLAVFQPLFNAGFLNLDDPAYVLQNTRIRKLSLENFKTIFSNRDLSLYTPLATLSYTFDYSLGGLNPAIYHITNITLHAANTILVFLLCLALGLPEPAAVLAAAAFGAHPLHVESVAWIAERKDVLYAFFYLSSLLYFLRFRQRGGKTSYALALALFALSALAKPMAVTLPAVLLLCDWFKNGTAQARRNWQATLPFFGLAAGFIALTALPILTHQTDATVQTGLNGITRLLAPPYAWLWYLHKTLWPGSLSGMYVTENAIPAMPAYAIAFLAVWSCLICFLRKNRTIMFGAIFFTVTLLPVIQLVPFGPVLTADRYSYLPALGIFIPLSALAAALIAQAKNRAAALAAVFLVIGWLGYQARQRCFVWRDSLAFWSDTLRRIPPNPIAYANTGIAFMENRRYAEAAAMFGAARKLEPDNPLHAVNLAGALYEQKKYEAAMAVLAQAERTDPACPSVLFNLGRLAGLRGDYPAARSRFTALLANPQYRAMAYAGLGTISLHSGDFPDAVRQYTLSLELDRQNSRTMALLSSACYNAGDTKTARLWLNKAIKSGYSPAETPARILTPSGSGARLQ
- the pdxA gene encoding 4-hydroxythreonine-4-phosphate dehydrogenase PdxA, with protein sequence MPAKPIIAVTTGDPCGIGPEITLKAARSPRVRRECRLVITGVLPAGAELAEEQEFIDLSGYARKLGPDRDYRTGRPSRKGGLLSFKAVELATQAVLNGKASAIVTAPVSKQSWQKAGLPYTGHTEFFEKYCQSPGAAMCFAKGPVRVMTVTNHLPLKAVARELDARLIVSKTLKFAAALKEEGLHNPEIGIGALNPHAGDAGRLGGEEISVIAPAVAALRRKGVKASGPLPADALWAAHLTGRFDAIVVPYHDCALIPLKILNGPAAVHFTAGLPIIRTSPAHGTAFDIAGKTIACPASMIAAVLLAAKTARIKKKEAAE
- a CDS encoding periplasmic heavy metal sensor, which translates into the protein MNANRVCKLLLAGLFATAAFGSAVISAQEDFEEDGNQPPSQERMGGRPGGMGMDDTGLSDELAAQVKKIKSDCQAKMKPLLKELRAKKTAITDELKKEEYSADAARKLQAEAKTVEAKISDLKTEELISLRAALPAQDFAKAAKTMQGGMRGGGNGMRGGRGGKHGSRSDGSAGQTGE